The stretch of DNA TAGGCTTAGGGAAAGACGAAATGATCCGTATCTCCATTTTTATGGATATTTTTTCATGCCATATCAACCGTATTCCTATCAGTGGTACAGTAGAGTCTATCCTTTATCATCCAGGTCGGTTTACCAATGCAGAGTTTGATAAGGCTAGTCAGTTTAATGAGCGTAATGGAGTGGTCATTGAGAGCAAGCATGGAAAAATTGGTATCGTACAAATAGCGGGGATGTTTGCCCGTCGGATTGTTTGTTGGTCAAAAGAAAACGATGCCGTTATCACGGGAGAGCGATTTGGATTGATTCGTTTTGGTTCTCGCCTTGATATTTATATACCGACTGAAATGAAATTACGTGTTGCAGTTGGACAAACAGCTATTGCTGGAGAGACAGTTTTAGGTTCTTTTGATGATAAGAGTGCCACAACGGACTTCAGATACGATTAGGACCGTACAATGAAAAATTTTTCGCCATTTTCTTCATTCAATCCTGAGGGGCAGCATGATGATGTTGCAAATCGGCGACGTTCACCGAC from Bartonella tribocorum CIP 105476 encodes:
- a CDS encoding phosphatidylserine decarboxylase produces the protein MSILQSVHNSFVPIHKEGYPFIVAFFVISLILGWIWSPLFWCGLILTVWCIYFFRDPDRVIPLNSNWVMSPADGRISFVESCVPPEELGLGKDEMIRISIFMDIFSCHINRIPISGTVESILYHPGRFTNAEFDKASQFNERNGVVIESKHGKIGIVQIAGMFARRIVCWSKENDAVITGERFGLIRFGSRLDIYIPTEMKLRVAVGQTAIAGETVLGSFDDKSATTDFRYD